The proteins below are encoded in one region of Helianthus annuus cultivar XRQ/B chromosome 2, HanXRQr2.0-SUNRISE, whole genome shotgun sequence:
- the LOC110867591 gene encoding uncharacterized protein LOC110867591 codes for MEMKNVYYRKRKRKNTKQIDRIPKFSQLPRTASAPKSRYLPICSIKDVELDSYNSKDIQSSVTIACSDMSNDTIKVTLDPLSSRSTGPECRRRKTQTNDLQLAVTDAKLPGQKAQPLQYKECSILCKGSCGLPEVADGVNHHDQVHEIRTISASSTPSSTSISTDPARKYGTQDPTNRNNISCNYCGKVVKGGVYRLKQHFVGGFRNVTVCLRCPEHVREEMKIYMQKKEMSKVENVMNSRIRVNEYDLDDTEEDCSEAGGSTLPRRKKTRVKGFTDTPFTQNRKQTFNEVCNKELRDKACTEIAKWFYDAGIPSNAATYDSFNAMIEAVGQFGPGMKPPSMYELRVSLLNEQVKEVDNQVNEQRKEWANKGCSILCDEWHDPVVKKDIINFMVNSPKGSVFIKSIDVSNVSKDASVLFKILDAMVEEVGEDNVIQVVTDNASAYVEAGKMLEANRKHLYWTPCATRCLDLMLEDIGKQIPRVKSCLKNAMFANGYIHNFVGLVNLTRKFTNQRNLHRPAITRFATSFITLLQYHKQKNNLRKMIISQEWVDSKWSKNPKGKKLESIFLQESFWRNIVYTLKLTGPLVSLLRLVAGEKKLAVGYMYNAMDKAKETIRKSFNEKKEFYDKTFDIIDDRWECQLNRPLHAAGLYLNPSIFYDDVKLILEDEEIMDDLYSCIERLSPTVEDEDLILEELSKYQNAEGLFGKNAAIRQRKQKAPVEWWASFGYSAPKLQQFAIRVLNLTCTATTCEKNEGLFQHLHTKKRNRLAQERLNDTLYVKFNRALERRHTSEGPADPILVQDIDESNEWLMGRMEDDLEDDDLVFIGDDLTWSNVGRASKVSSDDGSGPSKDVKGKRRVEDEIEEDIGASGDEGDEPVLGSDDED; via the exons ATGGAGATGAAGAATGTGTATTacagaaagagaaagaggaagaACACCAAACAAATCGATCGCATTCCCAAGTTTTCTCAGCTTCCTAGAACCGCTTCTGCCCCCAAATCACGTTATCTTCCCATCTGTTCCATCAAAG ATGTCGAACTGGACTCATACAACAGCAAAGATATCCAATCAAGTGTCACTATAGCGTGTTCAGATATGTCAAACGACACCATTAAGGTTACCCTTGACCCGTTATCAAGCAGATCCACCGGGCCTGAATGTAGAAGAAGAAAAACACAGACAAACGACTTACAACTGGCAGTCACGGATGCTAAGTTGCCCGGGCAAAAAGCACAA CCATTGCAGTATAAGGAATGTTCTATATTATGTAAGGGCTCGTGTGGTCTCCCAGAAGTAGCTGATGGTGTAAATCACCATGACCAAGTACATG AAATCAGAACGATTTCAGCTTCAAGCACCCCCTCGTCTACATCCATATCAACCGATCCAGCCCGAAAGTACGGAACTCAAGATCCGACTAACAGGAATAACATTAGTTGTAATTATTGTGGGAAAGTAGTTAAAGGAGGCGTTTATAGGCTGAAACAACATTTCGTAGGAGGTTTTAGGAACGTAACTGTATGTTTAAGATGCCCGGAGCACGTACGCGAGGAGATGAAGATATACATGCAGAAAAAAGAAATGTCAAAAGTCGAAAACGTCATGAACTCAAGGATTCGAGTTAACGAGTATGATCTTGATGACACTGAGGAAGATTGTAGTGAAGCAGGCGGTAGTACGTTGCCTCGACGTAAAAAAACAAGGGTAAAAGGTTTTACGGATACACCGTTTACTCAAAATAGGAAACAAACCTTCAACGAAGTTTGTAATAAGGAGCTAAGGGACAAGGCGTGTACAGAGATAGCGAAGTGGTTTTACGACGCGGGCATTCCTTCGAACGCGGCTACTTACGATAGTTTCAACGCAATGATTGAAGCTGTCGGACAATTTGGTCCCGGGATGAAACCACCGAGCATGTATGAACTCAGAGTTTCGTTACTTAATGAGCAAGTAAAAGAAGTTGATAACCAAGTTAATGAGCAAAGGAAAGAATGGGCAAACAAAGGTTGTTCAATTCTATGCGATGAATGGCATGATCCGGTGGTAAAAAAGGATATTATTAACTTTATGGTCAACTCTCCAAAGGGTTCCGTGTTTATAAAATCCATTGATGTTTCCAATGTCTCCAAGGATGCGAGTGTATTGTTCAAGATTCTTGATGCAATGGTGGAGGAAGTCGGAGAGGATAATGTAATTCAAGTTGTTACAGATAATGCATCTGCTTATGTTGAGGCGG ggAAGATGTTGGAAGCCAACAGGAAACATCTCTATTGGACTCCATGTGCCACACGTTGCCTAGATCTTATGTTGGAGGATATCGGGAAACAAATACCGAGAGTGAAAAGTTGTTTAAAGAATGCAATGTTTGCAAACGGATACATACACAACTTTGTTGGTCTAGTGAACTTGACGAGGAAGTTCACAAATCAAAGAAACTTGCACAGGCCCGCAATTACAAGATTTGCTACTTCCTTCATCACTCTTCTCCAATATCACAAGCAAAAAAACAATTTGCGAAAGATGATCATTTCTCAAGAATGGGTAGATAGCAAGTGGTCGAAAAACCCAAAGGGCAAAAAACTTGAATCTATCTTTTTACAAGAATCATTTTGGAGGAATATAGTATATACTCTTAAGTTAACGGGACCTCTCGTTAGTCTCCTTAGATTGGTTGCCGGTGAAAAAAAGTTGGCTGTGGGTTACATGTACAACGCCATGGATAAAGCTAAAGAGACGATTCGAAAGAGTTTTAACGAAAAGAAGGAATTCTATGATAAAACTTTTGATATTATAGATGATAGATGGGAATGTCAACTTAACCGACCGTTGCATGCTGCGGGACTTTACTTAAACCCGTCTATCTTTTATGATGATGTGAAACTTATTTTAGAGGATGAGGAAATTATGGATGATTTATATTCTTGCATCGAACGGTTGTCTCCAACTGTAGAGGATGAAGACTTGATCCTTGAAGAACTAAGTAAATATCAAAATGCCGAAGGGCTGTTTGGTAAAAATGCGGCTATTAGGCAAAGAAAGCAAAAAGCTCCAG TGGAGTGGTGGGCATCATTTGGATATTCGGCTCCTAAACTGCAGCAATTTGCTATACGAGTTCTCAACCTCACTTGTACCGCCACAACTTGTGAAAAGAACGAGGGCCTTTTTCAACACCTTCACACCAAGAAGAGAAATAGATTGGCACAAGAGAGATTAAATGACACGCTGTATGTGAAATTCAACCGTGCTTTGGAACGCCGACATACAAGTGAGGGACCCGCGGATCCAATCCTTGTGCAAGACATTGACGAAAGCAATGAATGGTTGATGGGGAGAATGGAAGATGATCTTGAAGATGATGATTTGGTGTTTATCGGTGACGATTTGACATGGAGTAACGTAGGTAGAGCGTCTAAAGTTAGTAGTGATGATGGGTCTGGGCCGTCAAAAGATGTTAAAGGAAAACGTCGTGTTGAAGATGAGATTGAAGAAGATATTGGAGCGTCTGGTGATGAGGGAGATGAACCCGTGCTCGGTTCTGACGACGAAGACTGA